Genomic DNA from Urocitellus parryii isolate mUroPar1 chromosome 5, mUroPar1.hap1, whole genome shotgun sequence:
CGCCAGGCTCCGCCCACCTGAAAGGCCGTCTTGTTGACACTGGGTAGGGACACAGAGGGCCGAGGGACGCAGAGGTCCCGCCCCGGAGACGAGAGCCGCCAGGGAAGGCGGGGCCTGCAATCCCGAGGGCTCCGGGTCCAAGTTCAGAGCCGTGCACCCAGCGCCGGGGACCGGTACCTGGCGCCTGGAACCCCTGACCACTGCTTCGAGAGACTGGTGAGACGACAGGCGGGCGGGAAGCATCTCCCTGTCTTTCTGTCTTTGCTTTTACCCAgagcataattcttttttttttttgagtcctgCCTTTGACTGCCTGGCGGGGTTTTCCCTTACCAGTGTACCTCTGTAGTAAGCTCCCTCCACCTCTCTCCAGAATTCTCTCTGGGTcccatcttctcttctttctcttctccgtgtctcttcctgtgtctctctcacacttttttttctctctctcttctttcttggcTGTTTCCCCTGCCCTcctattctgttttctctctcttccccacttccctccctctccctcttcccccactTTCCTTCGCACAAGAATTCTGTCTTTGATTTTATCCTATGTTGACTTTGAGGCTGCATTTcttgtatccattcatccatccatgcaCACTTTACTCCATTTATCCGGTGTTATTCTCAGCCAGGCTTCTGCTGGACTCTGGGATAAGAGGCATGCATATCAGTTCCAGATCTTTTCTCCAACAGATTATTCTCAAAGATCTGGACATGTAACTTGTTTAGTGTCTGCCaagggaaaaaatacataaattaccAAATTTCAAGTCTCTTGTGCTTTAGGGTGAGTGGAAAGAAAATACCTGATTTTAGGGACAAGACGCTGAGAAAATCCTTTTCTTGACATGTTTTCTTCACTAATAGGCACCGACAGCAAGCACACCAGGAAGCTAATTCTTGCAGCATCATTTAAGGGACAGTGTCACCCACTGCCTGCCTTCTGGGCAAGTTTTGCAGTGCCGGGTTGGGGGAAAAGACAGGCTGGGTTTCAGAGCTGGATGGTGGAAAGACAATGGGAGCCAGGGCTGTGTCCTTGAAGCCTTTGGGTGGGAATGGAAATGAGAAGTAAATAGtaaatttctaaagtaaatgtTTGTCAGTGCTGCTGGTGTAAAGCTATTAAGTGACATCAATACTGCCAATTGAGACATTAGACATTTTATAACAATAATTGTGGTGGTTGATGTTAATGTTTTTATGTACATTTGATAGAAGAACCAAAGGGACACTATTTTATGCTAATATGAAGGATGACAAATAAAGAATCTAAAAAAGCAAATCTGATTCATTTttggagaaaacagtagaagTAATGGATATTGAagccatttttttgtttcttgctaaaaattctaattttttcagagacataatttcatttttaatattttatgatatatgttatatattcaaACACACACGATATCATGTTATAAAAGAAcccttgtttgttttaagaggTTAATTACCAACTAAAGCttcttagaaataatttactctaattatgctttatttttgtgATCTTTAACGATAATTTAGCTAATTTTACTTGTCTTTTGATGCAAAAAATGGAAATTTGGCAATAAGAAAATCACACAGAAATTATCAGAAATTAAATAGGATAGAGGAGGATTTCAGTGTGCTTAGAATTTTCTCAGTTTATGTCACAGAATGTTTGACAAATTCATAGGTATATGCATGAAACTTTGATTTGGGAGACTTCTCTGGACTGAAGAGTTCAATTGCCTTTTAAGTCACCAAAACTAGTGATCTCCACTGAATCAGAATTTCTAATGGGGGCACTgattgaaatgttttttaaatgatttagaaTCACATGTCTGCTTTGCTTAGCAGAATCTTTTTCAGAAACCAAAGAGGTGacaactttatatttaaaaaaagataatcacACCAGCTTAAAAAATGCAAAGCTAAGTCTTAAGCTTTAATGCTTTAAAACAAGGTCCACATAGATCCATcacctcttattttcttttattaaataatctgTATCTCTGTAAGAATGTCATCGTCCTTTCTAAGATGATGCTGATGTTGGCATGTGAGACGTTCTAACCAAGCAGTCCTAAGTATAACCCATGGACTTTACCCCAGTAGGTTctgcatttcttctttaattgtaTTACAAATCACAGCTGCCAGGTTGGGGGCTCTAGCTACTGCTCGTGCAGAGTTCTGCTTGATCCAATCAGGAATACCCTGAAGTGAAGATGGCCCCATCCTGATTTACTTCTAAGGAGACTGAAGCCCAGACTGGTTGTTCAAGATCCAGCAACTAGTAAGTGGCCAGGCTCAGCCTGCAACCCAAGTTATCTCCTGGAACCTGAGTGCTTAGGTGTTTGTTATATCTGTACTGTTGCTTCAGTAGTCCACTTGTTTGCCATTCGGTGATGTTTGTTAGAATGCTGCATCTTATATTAGTTTCTGGCCATCTTTGAAACACTGTTTCATATTTGAAACACTCACAAAGCAGTGCCCCTTTGAAGCACTGTTTTTATCCTCTGTTTTCATTAGCTCTACTTCTGCAAACTCTTGAGCACTTGAGTGGGTGATGAGATCACATGTACTCTTATGTAAGTCCACATGATCAAGTTGTGTTGGCACCAAGTCCATCCTCACTGTGGACCTGGGACTGGCTGTATCCTGACAATCCTGCACTTGGCTTTGCTTGAGCCCAGCAGGCATTGCTTCTTAGAGTGGTCCATCCATACCTGAATGTGGGGTCTCTGGGGGCTGGGCTGGAAGCCCTCTTCTCTCCAACTCTGGCACCACCAGTCAATACCAGAAAAGATGAAacaactctttatttttaattttctcagggtGCCAAGGCCAGGGAGATGCCAAGACACATGCATATTGCCTTCTTAGTAAAACCCATGAACTCACAGTCCCTATGCAGAAGAATTTTATGCCTACCTATCCTCTGGAAAAAGGGTCTGAGAAGTCTCTCCAGAGACTAGAGACACCAAAGGATGAGAAGCACAGAAGATTTATCTGCTATTGTTTCTTTTAGCTAAAGAGAAAAGCAGACTCAACAAAGAGGAGCCTGGCAGTATACATGATGTCACCAAATCAGGCCTGTTTTTCACACTTGAGCTGAGAGCACTTAGGGTTGGCCAGTTGATATGAGCAGGAGAGTACCTTTACAAATTTCAGGCAAACAAGGCTATTCAATTGTTTAtcaaggggaaggagaagaatgtGCAGGCCATTTGGCCATTCTTTAAACACCGTTTTGTATACTAGACCTTGGGAACGGAAAGAAATAGGAATATGGCCATGAAATGACTCTAACCTTTGTCACCTCCAGCCACATTTCTGTTATTCAATGGAATCATAACATATCTCCAAACTGTGTGTTGAACCAAGCTCTTTAGAACTTTAAATATATTGATCCATCTAGTCTTTCCAACAATTTAGTGGAGTGAGCACCAAGGTGatcctttttacagatgaggaaacaaaggcaTCGAGAAGATGAGCACCCTGCTAAGGTCACAGGCTAGAGCCTGATTGGAGTCCAGGCCTTCTGGCTCTAGAGCCCATGCATTTGATCTCTGTGGATATAGAGCTTAACAGTTAGTTAGAACTCCCAGCTAAGGCGTAGATAGCAAGGTCATGTGAAAGAATATGGCCAGAGCTTCCCAAATGTTGAAATAGTCTATCCAGAGCTGCTTTCCCCACTGTGGGCTGGGCGAGTCTTCATTTACCATAATGTACCCTTTGCAGCATGTATCAATAGGAGCACAATGGTTGGAGGCCCAGGAGGATTGGGAGCTTTAGAAGCAAGTATTCACTATGGTAGGAAAGAACAGGCATGGAAAAATACCCACCTCTGCAAACTTGGGGAGCTCAGTGTCAGAAAGTGTCCAAGAACATCACTTCTTGATCCCATGATCTAAGCACTCTGAAAGTGGTTGGGGAGCCTTGGAATTCAATGAGTTCTTTCAAATATGAAGAACATGGGGTGGTTCTGAATGATATATGTACAATTCAGAGGGAAGTCTTGTTGGAGTCAGAGTGAAAAGAACCAAGGATGGAAAAAAGAGTCCTTTCTTAGGACACGCTCAATGATGGAGTGACGAGGACCAGTAAAGAGTCTAAGGGCACAGAGCCCAGGACGAGCTGAGGCTATTGAGGAGAGATGAGAATAACAAAGGCACTTTTCATATTAGGCTGAGAACAAGGAGAACAAGGACCACATATATCCATCACTGCTTAGGGCAGCTGGTGTGTGTGGGACGAGAAAAAGGAAGGAGCAGCTCTATTCTGCCTAGGGAACATCTGGACAGAGAATGACCTTGCAGGTGCATAGGATAGTGGCACATATCCACAGGAAAGAAGAGCAAATAAGCACTGAACACTGTGAGTTGGCAAGGCTCCTGGCCCAGAGAACCCTCTGGCTAAGATGTGACATGATCTGGAGATGAGATCTCACATCTGCAGTGTTCATCTGACAGGTGTTAGGCATCAGGGAGATGTGGACAAAATCCAAAGATGGatcttttctttgctctttctctttattattgtAGATtcatctccttcttttcttcctcatcctccttttcttccttcctcttctgaagATTTGGAGGATGGAATCAATTAAGCATGAAGTTGCAGGATACCTAAACCACTTCTTGCAGGTGTCCAGATCTACATGGTCTGAAAAGCTGGAACACCATGATGGGTTTTTGTGAGATGGAATGCAGCAGGCTGGAGATAAAGGCACTTGAATTGAGACATGCAACCTCCTTCATGTGGttgctgtgaaaattaaatgaaatcaagTGCATTAAGCCTCTGGCATGGGTCACATGCAGCTGATAAATGGtgacttatatatttatatcatgaaGTATCctgatagctgtcattctgatCTGCTACAAAACTATGTGTCCCCATTTTTAGAGCTGAGAAGAAGGTAGTCACTTCCTGAGCTCAGGGCACACTGAACAGTTCAGGCATAGAGGCTAACGTGGTAGGACatggtattttttctttatctggtCTGTTCTAAGAGGGGGACTTTTCCAAGCCTCTGACCTCTGATTTCATTTGCAAAGATTTCTTGggcattttttcctctttcctctaaaATTCTCCTTTTGTTTCTGTGGTTCCAAGGATTGGATGCCTGTTCAGATCCGAGGTCCAGTTTTGCTAAGGTGAAATTTCTCCAGGCAGCATAAACAGACCCCAAAGCTGCTACAACATACAGCCATCCACCTATACCAACTGCCTTGGCTCTGAGGTCCCTTAGCTTCCAGGAGATTCCAGCCAGTGCACTTTAGAGTAATCCTCCTTCCCAAGGGAGAGTAAGGAATGGGAGGGAAGCTTCCCTCAGAGGTGGTTTCAGAGCAGATAGGAAAATATTTCCCCTGAAGTCAAAATATCTTTTCTGGGCTACAAATATACCAGGATAGAATTCTGGCCCAGACCAAGCAGGAAAGGACACAGTCCCCTTCAACATGGTTGACAGTTTAATAAACCAAAAGGTTAAAATGAGACCAgcgtagttttaaaatattagaaaattgaaaaaaataattcctccAAATTTCATTTGTTATATTTGGATCTGAAAATGTATCCCACAGTTCCTGTGtcaaagacttggtccccagtacAGCAATGTCCCCAGGTGGGGGCATTGTGGGAGTGATTGAATCATGAGAACCCTGACCtgttaatccactgataactAAAGGGACCACTGGAAGGTAGTGGGTGCTATGGAAGGTGCAACCTGGCTGAAGGGTCTGGGTCCTTGGGAACATGTCCTTAGGGAGTACACCttgtccctggcctcttcctctccctctgcttccaggAATTCCACGAGTGGAGCAGCTTTCATCCACCACACTCATCTGTCATAATGTCCTgactcacctcaggcccaaaacaatggagtcagctgatcatggactgaatccTCAGAAACCAtatgccaaaataaactttttttgtttaagttgtttatgtcagatattttagtcacagcaacagaaagctgactaaagcatCTTCATACTAAGATCACCATGGCGTATATTGTTTTGCTCTACAATATACACTCATTCTTCACTTAGTGACAgcatacattctgagaaatgcatcatcaGGTGATTTTGTCATTGGTGTGACCATCACAGAGTGAAGTTATACCAACTGGGATGACTATGCCATCACTAAGGGAAGCAATCTCATAGAACCACTGTTGTACATGTGTTCTGTTGTTGGCAGAAATACCACAAATGTGTTTATCGTTCTTAACATTATATTGTACGTTTCTTTTTAGTAAAACACTTGTAGTTGTACAGCCATAGTTTTAAAgtgaatcatttatttataaaaacagtcTGGTCCACTTTATTCTggcttccctcccctcttctcccgcCCCTTCCCTGGGCACTGGTCTCCGTCCTCTCTAACCAACACAGCATCCTTGTCACCACTGTCCCCACAGCCCCTAGTACAAGCCAGTATGCAGGAGGCTCTCAGTGAATGCTagctgaatgaataaaagaatgaatcaataaaaaataaaacttgtagtTATTCTGTATactatttcttattatttccttctaggattttttcctcctttggcttttttttttttcacagactAGATTGCACCAAATATACAATCTTTGGTCctgttttttctttatcattaaatCATAAGACTAGTAAATGTCACTTTCCAAAATAGCATGTTTCATCGTGTTTGTACATCATAATTTATTGACCATGTCTTTGTAATCAGGCATTTATTTAGATGTTGTTTTTTGCCACTATGAATAATACTGCAGtgaacatctttgttttattctctcGTTAGGCAGCTCTGACCCCTCATCTCCTTCATTCAGCTATGGTCAGAGTGTGAACAATCCAGCACCTGAAGGAAGGGTGCTTTCAGGCTGAGCAGTTTCTGTGGCCCTCACCCTCACAGTCACTCAACACCCAAAGGCGATTCAGCATTTTTCCCAGTCACATCAATTAGCTGACACTGGCTGCTACTGGACAGGTTCTCACCGGAGGTACAAGACCAAGGGCAACAAGAGATGAGGGAATGGGACAGAGCTAAACACCCTTTGTGGGACCTCATCTTTTGATCTTACGTCAGACGTGGAAAGTAAAGGACGTCTTTATGCTGCCAATAGTGACTTCTGCCTTTGCCTGAGCTGTGGAGCACACCCTTTGTGAGGACAAAGTAAACTTTTAAAGTCTGCTAAACCCATTCCCTAtcacttcatttattcattcagcagaGGTTTCCTGAGTACCTGTCCTGTGAAGGCATGATTAGGTGCTGCAGAAGAGGAGAGGCATTTCAATCATTCTAGGGAGCTTGACTGGCAAGAATGCATAGAACAGAGAGGCAGCCACTGTCCGGGTGATCACGGATACCACCTATTCGCATGGTGCTAGGACGAGAATGGGGGAAGTAGTAGAGACATGTGATCTAATAAGAAACTGGCTCAGAGAAAATTTAAGGAAGCCAGCCAGAAGCAGGAAGGGTCTGTGAGGTGGACAAGGGGCACCTTGCCTGGCAGACTGTGAAGCAAGATAAACAGATCCCGCTGGCAGCCTGAGGAATAGTGGGTCAAAGTTAGAGCAGGCAGAGAAAGGGATGGAGTGAGGAACAAGAACTCTGAGGTCCACAGTCCTCCAATGCTGTGACCTTCTGATGCTGTggcctcccctgggcccttgACTCTCAGAGTTGAGGGAGCTGGATTTGTAATAGGACCTGATAGTATGCAGCTTCTCATGCTGGGTTTGTTTGTTGAGAGAGGATCCAGAAAACCCTGGAGTTTCTGCCTCTAGAGCAagctcccttcccttttcctagAGCCTCTCCAATTATCAGCCTTCCTGTGGTTAATTACCAGTGGCCATTTATGCCAGGAGTCTGCTGTTCTATTCTGGGTGCTTTCCAGCTGCTGCTGAATGGTGAGCTCTGGAGTCTGAGATCATCTGagttcctcctctcctctccttccctccccccttctctctcctctcctctcctctcgtATTCTATCCTGTCCTATCTTAATTTCCTATCCTATCCTCAGGGGTGGTGTGGCCACTTCTCCCATTTCATAAACAGTGGTGGAGATCCCAGGAATCAGGTGGCTTGTCTGCCATCAGCCTGCATAATGTGGTGAATGGCCAGTCTCACTTCCTGTTGCTTCCTCTCTCTTAGAGCCCCGGGGGCTGAGTGTCTTTGGCCTACTCTTCACTGGCAATTCTCTAATCTCCTGACTCCTTCTGGGAAGACCAGGCCTTCATAACTCCAAAGCCCTGAAGACTGATGGCTGCTGGAGTGTCCACCTTGCtcagcctgcccagcccctgcTGATCATCATGGCTGCTGGGAAAGGGGCTCCTCTGAGCACTTCAGCTGAAAACAGATGGGGGATTAGTGGTCCTGAGCAGAGCTTGGGTCACAAGCAGGTGCTGCTTGAGAAAACAAACCACTTGGGCTCCGTTACTGCCACAAGTAGGGGTGGCCTGGTTGTGGGTAGTGCTGAGTTGGCTGTGCCAACAGTTCCAGACAAGCCCAGTCTGGGCAAGCCACTGCCCAGGAAGGCACATGGGGAAGAGAGGCAGAGTGCTTTCATGGACGTGccacagctccatgagagacgaGGGGGTGATCAGGAGAAGGAGCACAGAGATGCTTCAGGCCAGCCTGACCCTCAGCAGCATAGCCAAGATGTTCCCAGGACCCCAGTGGGCAGCAcagtctcctctgtgtggcctGGCACGGCCCGAGGTGAGCAGAGGAGCGCCTTCAGCAAACCCACCAAGCGCCGAGCAGAGAGGCCTGGGCCAACCTCCCTCTTCCAAGCAGGTGAATCTGCAGACTCCCTAATGGAGCTCTCAGGATTTCTCAGTACTCTAGATATCCCTTGTTGGGGTGGAATGTCAACTTCCAAGCTGGTGGTTGGCGATTTCTGGAACTTGCACACATTGTCACAGAATGCTCTGCTCTGCAGCACTTTCCAGGGTGCCCCTGTGCTGTGGCTGGAGCACACCCAGGCCCAGGTCCCCACATCTTCTACAGCCTCACGGGCCCTCCTGCCACCCACA
This window encodes:
- the Znf488 gene encoding LOW QUALITY PROTEIN: zinc finger protein 488 (The sequence of the model RefSeq protein was modified relative to this genomic sequence to represent the inferred CDS: deleted 2 bases in 1 codon; substituted 1 base at 1 genomic stop codon), yielding MAAGVSTLLSLPSPCXSMAAGKGAPLSTSAENRWGISGPEQSLGHKQVLLEKTNHLGSVTATSRGGLVVGSAELAVPTVPDKPSLGKPLPRKAHGEERQSAFMDVPQLHERRGGDQEKEHRDASGQPDPQQHSQDVPRTPVGSTVSSVWPGTARGEQRSAFSKPTKRRAERPGPTSLFQAGESADSLMELSGFLSTLDIPCWGGMSTSKLVVGDFWNLHTLSQNALLCSTFQGAPVLWLEHTQAQVPTSSTASRALLPPTITSLGFSTQNWCAKCSLSFRLTSDLVFHMRSHHKKEHVGPDPHSKKRREEALICPVCREYFRERHHLSRHMTSHS